A region from the Natronoarchaeum mannanilyticum genome encodes:
- a CDS encoding DUF7575 domain-containing protein, with protein MERTSSQKRPWLAALLGALVIGFGHFYIRRWRRALGWLVAALGVSVLFVDQSTIEALATFSGVDPLAVAPLFVVGALSVIDAYVLAQAQNAIARRTPEPDGTLTHCPHCGNELDGDLEFCHWCTTRIGEVEGTPDE; from the coding sequence GTGGAACGAACGAGTTCGCAGAAACGTCCGTGGCTCGCGGCGCTGCTGGGCGCGCTCGTCATCGGCTTCGGGCACTTCTACATCCGCCGCTGGCGTCGCGCGCTCGGCTGGCTCGTCGCCGCTCTGGGGGTGAGCGTCCTGTTCGTCGACCAGTCGACGATCGAGGCGCTCGCGACGTTCTCCGGCGTCGACCCGCTGGCGGTCGCCCCGCTGTTCGTCGTCGGGGCGCTCAGCGTGATCGACGCGTACGTTCTCGCGCAGGCCCAGAACGCGATCGCGCGACGGACGCCGGAGCCCGACGGGACGCTCACGCACTGTCCCCACTGCGGGAACGAACTCGACGGCGACCTTGAGTTCTGTCACTGGTGTACGACGCGGATCGGCGAGGTCGAGGGCACGCCAGACGAGTAA
- a CDS encoding NAD-dependent epimerase/dehydratase family protein: MRVLLIGGTGLISTGITRQLVAAGHEVICFTRGETDADLPDAVEFVRGDRNDADRLAAVARDVDADCAIDMVCFDAEQARAAVEAFAGRVDQYVFCSTVDVYHRPPERNPVTESASREPGVSEYGRNKAAAEDVFFDADGEAFATTVIRPWSTYGEGGTVLHTLGDGSYYVDRIRKGKPIVVHGDGTSLWGPCHRDDVAAAFVGAVGNETAFGEAYHVTSEETITWNQYHRRVASALDAPEPELVHIPTDQLRAAVPDRTHLLENHFRYSTVFDNAKARRDLGFEYTIDFEDGVRRTVAALDERDAVDPWDGENDDAIVDAWRESTDSFVARFG, translated from the coding sequence GTGCGAGTGTTACTCATCGGCGGCACCGGGCTGATCTCGACCGGGATCACGAGACAGCTCGTCGCCGCCGGCCACGAGGTGATCTGTTTCACGCGAGGGGAGACGGACGCCGATCTCCCCGATGCAGTCGAGTTCGTCCGCGGCGACCGGAACGACGCCGACCGCCTGGCCGCGGTCGCGCGCGACGTCGACGCCGACTGCGCGATCGACATGGTGTGTTTCGACGCCGAGCAGGCCCGCGCCGCCGTCGAGGCGTTCGCCGGCCGGGTCGACCAGTACGTGTTCTGCTCGACGGTCGACGTCTACCACCGGCCGCCGGAGCGCAATCCCGTGACCGAATCGGCGAGTCGCGAACCCGGCGTGAGCGAGTACGGCCGGAACAAGGCCGCCGCCGAGGACGTGTTCTTCGACGCCGACGGCGAAGCGTTCGCGACGACCGTGATCCGGCCCTGGAGCACGTACGGCGAGGGCGGCACCGTGCTGCACACGCTCGGCGACGGGAGCTACTACGTCGACCGGATTCGGAAGGGCAAGCCGATCGTCGTCCACGGCGACGGCACGTCGCTGTGGGGCCCCTGTCACCGCGACGACGTCGCCGCGGCGTTCGTCGGCGCGGTCGGCAACGAGACCGCTTTCGGCGAGGCCTACCACGTCACCAGTGAGGAGACGATCACCTGGAACCAGTACCACCGCCGGGTCGCGAGCGCGCTCGACGCGCCCGAGCCCGAACTCGTCCACATTCCGACCGACCAGCTCCGGGCGGCCGTGCCCGACCGAACCCACCTGCTGGAGAATCACTTCCGGTACAGCACGGTGTTCGACAACGCGAAGGCCCGGCGCGACCTGGGCTTCGAGTACACGATCGACTTCGAGGACGGCGTCCGCCGAACCGTGGCGGCGCTCGACGAGCGCGACGCCGTCGATCCCTGGGACGGTGAGAACGACGACGCGATCGTCGACGCGTGGCGCGAGTCGACCGACTCGTTCGTCGCGCGGTTCGGCTAA